A genomic window from Flavobacterium hankyongi includes:
- a CDS encoding helix-turn-helix domain-containing protein, whose amino-acid sequence MKLHIKNMVCSRCKIVVKSVFENMGINPVSVDLGEVELKNDIQEIQKNELLKKLHAVGFDLIDDRKSKTIDKIKTLIIDLVQNKNNHLKTNLSEFLFQELHQDYNTLSNLFSEVENTTIEKYFINLKIEKVKELIIYDELSLSQIAYSLNYSSVSHLSNQFKKVTGFSPTHFKNIKTIKRKQIEDL is encoded by the coding sequence ATGAAGCTACACATTAAAAATATGGTATGCAGCCGCTGCAAGATAGTAGTAAAATCTGTATTTGAAAATATGGGCATCAATCCTGTTTCAGTTGATTTAGGTGAAGTTGAATTGAAAAATGACATTCAGGAAATCCAAAAAAACGAATTATTAAAAAAGCTTCATGCTGTAGGCTTTGATTTGATTGATGATAGGAAAAGCAAAACTATCGATAAGATTAAAACATTGATTATTGATTTGGTTCAAAATAAAAACAATCATTTAAAAACAAATCTATCCGAGTTTCTATTCCAAGAGCTACACCAAGACTATAATACCTTGAGCAACCTCTTTTCCGAAGTAGAAAACACAACAATTGAAAAATACTTCATTAATCTGAAAATTGAGAAAGTAAAAGAGTTGATCATCTATGATGAATTATCCCTAAGCCAAATAGCTTACTCTTTAAACTATAGTAGCGTTTCACATTTAAGTAATCAATTCAAAAAAGTAACCGGCTTTTCACCAACACACTTTAAGAATATAAAAACCATTAAACGAAAGCAAATCGAAGACTTATAA
- a CDS encoding heavy metal translocating P-type ATPase: protein MIHTYSITGMTCDGCRSKVEKALNTIDGIEAKVSLSPPVAIITMDKHIPTSKLQEALTTVGKYTIEMSNDKTTEDTTTNESAAKSCCSTHEHNYKKEAVIPTNAAGKYYCPMHCEGEKVYDKAGDCPVCGMDLVKAPELTVNKTLYTCPMHPEVISETPGSCPICGMDLVPMEPSESEDQRTYKDLVKKMKIAVVFTVPIFAIAMIEMAHNNPLLQLMDADKWNWVQLILSLPVVFYACWVFFVRAWKSIITWNLNMFTLIGIGTGVAFLFSLVGMFFPDIFPSEFKTEHGTVLLYFEATTVILTLVLLGQLLEARAHSQTSGAIKELLKLAPTEATLVIDGGDKVISIHDIKKGDLLRVKPGDKIPVDGKITDGESSIDEAMITGEPIPVDKKKGDNVISGTINGNKSFVMIAEKVGSETLLSQIVQMVNDASRSRAPIQKLADSISKYFVPIVVIISAITFFVWAKFGPEPALVYGFINAIAVLIIACPCALGLATPMSVMVGVGKGAQSGVLIKNAEALENMNKVNVLITDKTGTITEGKPSVEKIYASNNNDSDLLQSIASLNQYSEHPLAQAVVIYAKTKSISLIEVKDFEAIAGKGVIGTVTNKKVALGNKKLMEQVKATVSDDLENKIITEQKLGKTVSYIAIDGVAVGFVSITDAIKTSSRDAIKELMQQGVEVIMMTGDNVNTAKAVADELGLTTYKARCLPEDKLKEIKKLQAEGKIVAMAGDGINDAPALAQANIGIAMGTGTDVAIESAKITLVKGDLQGIVKAKNLSHAVMRNIKQNLFFAFFYNVLGVPIAAGVLYPVFGILLSPMIAALAMSFSSVSVIVNALRLRSLKL, encoded by the coding sequence ATGATACATACTTACAGCATTACCGGAATGACTTGCGATGGTTGTCGCTCTAAAGTCGAGAAAGCATTGAATACTATTGATGGTATTGAAGCAAAAGTTTCATTAAGCCCACCAGTGGCCATAATTACTATGGACAAACACATTCCAACATCAAAGTTGCAGGAAGCACTGACGACTGTTGGAAAATACACCATAGAAATGAGCAATGATAAAACTACAGAAGATACTACAACTAATGAATCCGCTGCAAAGTCATGTTGTTCTACTCATGAGCATAATTATAAAAAAGAGGCTGTTATACCAACCAACGCCGCTGGTAAATATTATTGCCCAATGCATTGCGAAGGCGAAAAAGTCTATGACAAAGCGGGCGATTGTCCTGTGTGTGGAATGGATCTAGTCAAAGCACCTGAACTAACCGTAAACAAGACACTATATACTTGTCCAATGCATCCCGAAGTAATTAGTGAAACTCCGGGTTCCTGTCCTATATGCGGTATGGATTTAGTACCAATGGAACCAAGCGAAAGCGAAGACCAAAGGACTTATAAAGATTTGGTTAAGAAAATGAAAATAGCAGTTGTGTTTACAGTTCCCATTTTCGCCATTGCCATGATTGAAATGGCACACAATAATCCTTTATTGCAACTAATGGATGCGGACAAATGGAACTGGGTACAGCTTATTTTATCTCTTCCTGTTGTTTTTTATGCCTGTTGGGTATTTTTTGTCCGCGCCTGGAAATCAATTATTACTTGGAATCTGAATATGTTCACACTCATCGGAATTGGAACGGGAGTGGCATTTTTATTTAGTTTAGTCGGAATGTTTTTTCCGGATATTTTTCCAAGTGAATTCAAAACAGAACACGGAACTGTATTATTATACTTTGAAGCAACAACAGTTATTCTGACTTTAGTTTTGTTAGGACAATTACTCGAAGCAAGGGCACACAGCCAAACCAGCGGAGCTATCAAAGAATTATTAAAACTTGCGCCAACTGAAGCTACTTTGGTTATTGATGGCGGTGATAAAGTAATATCAATCCACGACATCAAAAAAGGCGATTTATTGAGAGTAAAACCCGGAGATAAAATTCCTGTTGACGGTAAAATAACCGATGGGGAAAGCAGTATAGATGAAGCCATGATTACTGGTGAGCCAATACCGGTTGATAAAAAGAAAGGCGATAACGTAATTTCCGGAACAATAAACGGAAACAAATCATTTGTGATGATAGCCGAAAAAGTAGGTTCCGAAACCTTGCTATCTCAAATCGTGCAAATGGTAAATGATGCCAGTCGTTCACGAGCTCCAATTCAGAAATTAGCAGATAGTATCTCCAAGTACTTTGTGCCAATTGTGGTTATTATATCAGCAATAACCTTTTTTGTTTGGGCAAAATTTGGTCCCGAACCAGCATTAGTATATGGTTTTATAAATGCCATTGCAGTATTAATTATTGCCTGTCCCTGTGCATTAGGCTTAGCAACCCCAATGTCAGTAATGGTAGGTGTTGGTAAAGGGGCACAATCAGGCGTTTTGATAAAGAACGCTGAAGCTTTAGAGAATATGAATAAGGTTAATGTGTTAATTACCGATAAAACAGGAACCATCACCGAAGGAAAACCATCTGTCGAAAAAATTTATGCATCCAATAACAACGATAGTGACTTATTGCAAAGCATCGCTTCCTTAAATCAATATAGTGAACATCCACTGGCACAAGCTGTGGTAATTTATGCCAAAACAAAATCCATTTCTTTAATCGAAGTAAAAGATTTTGAAGCCATTGCCGGAAAGGGTGTTATAGGAACAGTGACTAATAAAAAAGTGGCATTAGGCAATAAAAAACTAATGGAGCAAGTCAAGGCAACAGTTTCTGACGATTTAGAAAACAAAATCATTACCGAACAAAAATTAGGTAAAACGGTTTCATACATAGCCATTGATGGCGTTGCTGTTGGTTTTGTATCAATTACAGATGCTATTAAAACTTCTAGCAGAGACGCAATAAAAGAATTAATGCAACAGGGTGTCGAGGTAATCATGATGACTGGTGACAATGTTAATACAGCCAAAGCAGTTGCTGATGAATTGGGATTAACAACTTATAAAGCAAGATGTTTACCCGAAGACAAACTCAAAGAAATTAAAAAATTACAAGCCGAAGGCAAAATTGTGGCCATGGCAGGCGATGGTATAAACGACGCACCGGCATTAGCCCAAGCCAATATTGGAATTGCAATGGGAACTGGAACAGATGTCGCTATAGAAAGTGCCAAAATAACTTTAGTCAAAGGAGATTTACAAGGCATTGTAAAAGCTAAGAATTTAAGCCATGCTGTTATGAGAAATATTAAGCAAAATCTATTTTTTGCCTTTTTCTATAATGTATTGGGAGTACCAATCGCAGCTGGAGTTTTATATCCTGTTTTCGGTATTTTACTATCTCCTATGATTGCAGCTTTAGCAATGTCTTTCAGCTCTGTATCCGTAATTGTAAATGCATTAAGATTAAGAAGTTTAAAACTCTAA
- a CDS encoding efflux RND transporter periplasmic adaptor subunit: MKNLNQIGIFLLLSLIFTACNSSKKEDHSQHENKKEDHSQHDKNKETTFYTCSMDPQVKEDKPGKCPICHMELTPIKQDDSEVNQISLSKQQIQLGNITTQVIGQTQNNLEQNYTGVLTFNQEKSKTFSSKAMGRIEKLYFKSTGDYLSKNQPVFQLYSEDIAIAKQDYYTAFKQLEMPGNFGKNAKNIMNAAKQKLLFYGLSNTQIENIKSNKDVSPYTTFYSTVSGTVSEISTAEGSYIMEGEPIIKVTDLNKLWLETQVNINYFKSLKIGQIATITFVDFPDKSISAKISFINPEINPETRLLLIRFEIPNQNLILKPGMQAIAKLMISGGKGIYIPTDAVIREENASYIWVEKKPGVYENLMVETGIETNGLIEIKTKIANGQKVVITGAYAINSEYKFRKGSNPMEGMKM; this comes from the coding sequence ATGAAAAATTTAAATCAAATAGGCATCTTTTTATTGCTTTCCCTAATATTTACAGCTTGTAATTCTTCTAAAAAAGAAGACCATTCTCAGCATGAGAATAAAAAAGAAGACCACTCTCAACATGATAAAAATAAAGAAACTACTTTTTATACATGTTCTATGGATCCTCAAGTAAAAGAAGATAAACCCGGCAAGTGTCCTATTTGCCACATGGAGTTAACACCCATAAAACAGGATGATAGTGAGGTTAACCAAATAAGTTTAAGTAAACAACAAATTCAACTTGGTAATATCACAACTCAAGTTATAGGACAAACACAAAACAATTTAGAACAAAACTACACAGGTGTTTTAACATTCAATCAAGAAAAATCTAAAACCTTTTCTTCAAAAGCAATGGGTAGAATTGAAAAATTATATTTCAAATCCACTGGTGATTACCTATCCAAAAACCAGCCTGTCTTTCAATTATACAGTGAGGATATTGCAATAGCAAAACAAGACTATTATACAGCATTTAAACAACTGGAAATGCCCGGTAATTTTGGAAAAAACGCAAAAAATATAATGAATGCCGCCAAACAAAAACTCTTATTCTATGGTTTGTCCAATACTCAAATTGAGAATATTAAAAGTAATAAAGATGTTTCCCCATATACCACATTTTATAGCACTGTCAGCGGCACAGTTTCAGAAATAAGTACTGCTGAAGGAAGCTATATCATGGAAGGCGAACCAATCATCAAAGTAACTGATTTGAATAAACTCTGGCTTGAAACACAAGTTAATATCAACTACTTCAAAAGCCTCAAAATAGGCCAAATTGCTACAATAACATTTGTCGATTTCCCTGATAAATCAATAAGCGCTAAAATCTCATTTATCAATCCTGAAATAAACCCGGAAACCCGTTTACTTTTGATTCGATTTGAAATACCAAATCAAAATCTAATTTTAAAACCGGGAATGCAGGCCATTGCAAAATTGATGATTTCCGGCGGTAAAGGAATATACATTCCCACCGATGCAGTAATTAGAGAAGAAAACGCATCCTACATCTGGGTAGAAAAAAAACCGGGTGTTTATGAAAATCTAATGGTAGAAACAGGAATTGAAACTAATGGACTGATAGAAATCAAAACAAAAATTGCCAATGGTCAAAAAGTAGTGATAACGGGTGCCTATGCCATCAATAGCGAATATAAATTCCGCAAAGGCAGTAACCCGATGGAAGGAATGAAAATGTAA
- a CDS encoding HlyD family efflux transporter periplasmic adaptor subunit has protein sequence MNKYIKYGLILGIIAIIGSAIYFYVIKPEVHDASSHQNVVYTCSMHPQIIRDKPGNCPICGMTLVKKVIDNHAIEDYNIENVIKPTDNFVVGKFQTITAIDSTLSGEINLPGTVAYDPNSAVNIAARISGRIEKIYVNFKYQRINKGQKLFDLYSPELLTEQENFIYLLSNDIDNSSIIEASKQKLLLYGMTQNQISALANSKKANPKIAIYSPSNGIVIGSETMVTPSNSAMQSMNNSTEKLELKEGNYVKKGEVVFKLVNTDKVWGVFNITQESSSFIEVNQAIKITSELNAEESIEAKINFIETQFNATDKTNRIRVYLNNNTLKLPIGLRLQGIIKTRSISGLWIQKNALVSTGNKKIVFVKSHNGFKATPVKTGFELNGYIQIIKGISVSDTIAKNAQYLIDSESFIKTE, from the coding sequence ATGAATAAGTATATAAAATATGGTTTGATTCTAGGTATAATAGCAATAATCGGTTCTGCTATTTATTTCTATGTCATAAAACCTGAAGTACATGACGCAAGCTCTCATCAAAACGTTGTCTATACCTGTTCAATGCATCCGCAAATTATTAGAGATAAACCTGGAAACTGCCCTATTTGCGGAATGACTTTAGTAAAAAAAGTAATTGACAATCATGCTATTGAAGATTATAATATTGAAAATGTCATCAAGCCAACAGATAACTTTGTAGTGGGTAAATTTCAAACTATAACAGCAATAGATTCAACTTTAAGTGGTGAAATCAATCTTCCTGGCACTGTCGCTTATGACCCAAATTCAGCGGTAAATATTGCAGCAAGAATAAGTGGCCGAATTGAAAAAATATATGTGAATTTTAAATACCAACGAATTAATAAAGGACAAAAATTATTTGATTTATATAGCCCTGAACTTTTAACTGAGCAAGAAAACTTTATTTATTTACTTTCAAATGATATTGATAACAGCTCAATTATTGAGGCATCAAAACAAAAGTTGTTGCTTTACGGTATGACTCAAAATCAAATAAGTGCTTTAGCTAATTCAAAAAAAGCCAATCCTAAAATAGCCATTTACAGTCCTTCTAATGGAATTGTCATAGGGTCAGAAACAATGGTTACTCCATCAAATTCTGCAATGCAAAGTATGAATAACAGTACTGAAAAACTTGAGTTAAAAGAAGGAAACTATGTCAAAAAAGGAGAAGTTGTGTTTAAATTAGTAAATACTGATAAAGTTTGGGGAGTATTCAACATTACTCAGGAAAGCAGCAGTTTTATTGAAGTCAATCAAGCCATTAAAATAACTTCTGAACTCAATGCTGAAGAATCAATAGAAGCGAAAATAAATTTTATTGAAACACAATTTAATGCTACCGACAAAACCAATAGAATTAGGGTTTATTTAAACAACAATACACTCAAATTGCCGATAGGTTTGAGATTGCAAGGTATTATAAAAACACGGTCAATTAGCGGTCTTTGGATACAAAAAAACGCATTGGTAAGTACAGGTAATAAAAAAATTGTTTTTGTTAAATCTCACAATGGTTTTAAAGCAACACCGGTAAAAACAGGGTTTGAACTGAACGGTTATATTCAAATCATTAAAGGTATTTCTGTTAGTGATACTATTGCAAAAAATGCACAATATTTAATCGATAGCGAAAGCTTTATTAAAACGGAGTAA
- a CDS encoding TolC family protein, with translation MLKNKYYIVISFLILSFTIANAQIVSLDNILSTIKTDNPQLKMYDADIQSMDAAAKGAKSWMAPQVETGFFMTPYNTKMWKADDMSPGMGSYMIGVSQMIPNSKKQNAEYKYMNAMSSVEKENKNYTLNQLYAIAKTNYYQWLVLNKKVKVANDNLLLLKYMIKSMEIRYQYNMDKLPTYYKAKSQYNELESMIIMLQNDISQKRIMLNTLMSRDKNMVFEIEEAFELKEYNSQLLDTSSISKNRSDINAIKRTMEVNQLKIDAEKSKFLPEFGVKYDHMFAFGQQPQQFSLMGMMTIPMPWSTKMNKANISSFQIKNESLNWQKQMILNETVGMISGMNTELSNLNKQYNISEKSIIPSLRKNYDTAVLAWQNNTGDLFIVLDAWEALNMAQMDALDKLQSILNTQVEIEKQLEIK, from the coding sequence ATGTTAAAGAATAAATATTATATCGTTATAAGCTTTTTGATTTTAAGCTTTACAATTGCTAATGCACAGATTGTTTCACTGGATAATATCTTGAGCACAATCAAAACCGATAATCCGCAGCTAAAAATGTATGATGCCGATATCCAAAGTATGGATGCTGCTGCAAAAGGGGCTAAAAGCTGGATGGCACCTCAAGTAGAAACCGGTTTTTTTATGACGCCCTACAATACCAAAATGTGGAAAGCAGATGATATGAGTCCTGGCATGGGCAGTTATATGATTGGAGTCTCACAAATGATTCCCAATTCAAAAAAACAAAATGCCGAATACAAGTATATGAACGCAATGTCATCTGTTGAAAAAGAAAACAAAAATTACACTTTAAATCAGCTTTATGCTATAGCCAAGACAAATTATTATCAATGGCTTGTACTAAACAAAAAAGTCAAAGTGGCCAATGATAACTTACTACTCTTAAAATACATGATAAAAAGCATGGAAATAAGATACCAGTACAATATGGATAAACTCCCCACTTATTATAAAGCAAAATCTCAATATAATGAGTTAGAAAGTATGATTATAATGCTTCAGAATGATATTTCACAAAAAAGAATTATGCTCAACACTCTAATGTCAAGAGATAAAAATATGGTGTTTGAAATTGAAGAAGCATTCGAACTAAAGGAATACAATTCACAACTATTGGACACCTCATCAATTTCCAAAAACAGAAGTGATATAAATGCCATCAAAAGAACCATGGAAGTAAACCAACTGAAAATTGATGCAGAAAAATCAAAATTTCTACCCGAATTTGGAGTTAAATATGACCACATGTTTGCTTTTGGACAACAGCCACAGCAATTCTCACTAATGGGCATGATGACTATCCCCATGCCTTGGTCAACAAAAATGAACAAAGCCAATATCAGTAGCTTTCAAATTAAAAATGAAAGTCTCAATTGGCAAAAACAAATGATTTTAAATGAAACAGTTGGAATGATTTCGGGCATGAATACAGAGCTTTCTAACCTCAATAAACAATACAATATCTCCGAAAAAAGCATCATCCCTTCATTGCGCAAAAATTATGATACCGCCGTTTTGGCTTGGCAAAATAACACTGGTGATTTGTTCATTGTCTTAGACGCATGGGAAGCTTTGAACATGGCCCAAATGGACGCTCTCGACAAATTGCAGTCCATACTAAACACTCAGGTCGAAATCGAAAAACAACTCGAAATTAAGTAA